AGCATTTTGGAGCTATACCTAAGGATTATGGTTCCAGATATTATCCTAGCTAAAAAccttgaaaatatttcatataatttgtatttattctatttattattatttaaagtaaattgtatttattaaacgAAATAATGCTGTTCATTAAGTGctgtaaaaaaaacaaccaaaaaggGTTGCTTACATAATttaatctttatttattaaatcgaatttgtttctttaaaaaactttcttaatatCTGTTAATATTTTGGCCACAGTGGATTTgttatattacatacatatttataccaaATCAATACTTTCATAGAAAAAAACGACTATCTTCAGTAaacgtttaaaaacaaattacctATGTACAAGACAACTTGAAATGTATTATTTTGGCCTAAGGAAGTGTGGATTTACTTGTCCTATGAATACATGTACCGCTACAAAAAAAAAGCTTGGTAAAAATCTTGGTGAccttaaaaatatcaataaattggTTTCGGAAACAAACATAAATCCCTAATTTGTATGGCCTTCGGCTGGTCCTTTTTCCTCTAAGGTACATCAATATATAGAGAGCGCACTTcactaaaaataactttttgttttagttttatatgaaattagcAGAACTTTGAGGATAATAAATAAGGAAACtacacaaaaattaaactcATTTGGATCcatataaaaacttgttttattttaaattatactctTCTTTTTTGTGTGGATATGTATAGAACATTGTTGCCACGTATAAAGGCATctccatatttgttttttagttggCCATTGACGTATTCCTCAGTTTGATCAAGAGCTATATTCATATAACCATCCAAACATGCCAAAACGCCTGTAAATCAAATCAAGAATTTATGTTCTATGTACAAATTTGCTACTACCACCTACATACCTCTATAATCAACACCACTGTTGAGTTTTACAACAACCGGACGTCCatgaatttgatttataaattgtGATAGAGCTTCTTTACGAGACATTttgttttctcttaaaaaatccTGGGATTCTTTGcggtctttttttatttaatttgtcaaaGAATTGTTTTGTTTGTCCACAAggtaaatgtcaaaattttcctacccagtatttatttgtttcctAAAAGTTTTTATCAGTATTTTTTGACAGTTGACGGTGGGCTGTTTATTATGACAAACATGGTTGTAATTTTTGGTAGTAAATTATTTCTTGCTTATAAATTCACCAAAAATTCcgttatattataaattataattttataatttcaaatttctcaTATCTTAATCACTTATGCACAGTGTTAttgatttattattgttaaaaaatattctttttgtatttcgaagttaaatattaaaaaaaaatttttcatgcctaactaaaaaattcaaaagttaggaaattttttaaaacttaaaaattgctTGCCATAAAAGTAGttttgtaaaaacttattttttttgctattgagtagaatatataatattgtacattaaaaaactatttaagaaaaacataaagcAGAGAATTTCAACTTTAGAAATATATCAGAAAAACATAAAGCGGAGAATTTTAAAACTGTATTTACATGATAGAAATGAtattcgaaaaatatattttttttattgcaactacacatataattaataaacatgtataaaaatatttaatttacttcttgaaatcttataaaataaattaactaacttattaataaatattgactATAATGCCTGAATTTCAATGTATGCCTTCAAGTGGGGTATAAGTTTTGTACTGATATAGATCTGGTCCACCATATCCATATAACAATTTACCACGTCCGTTGGAATCATAATAAGGGTAGCGATACTTTGgtctaaaataataataaaatcataaataaattcaaatggaGAACAATGTGTCTTTAaatgtcatttttattttacctttcaaaatattgaaaatttggcGCTCTGGGTTGTACAGTGGCATTTGCTAGTCGC
The window above is part of the Lucilia cuprina isolate Lc7/37 chromosome 6, ASM2204524v1, whole genome shotgun sequence genome. Proteins encoded here:
- the LOC111690290 gene encoding U6 snRNA-associated Sm-like protein LSm6, with the translated sequence MSRKEALSQFINQIHGRPVVVKLNSGVDYRGVLACLDGYMNIALDQTEEYVNGQLKNKYGDAFIRGNNVLYISTQKRRV
- the LOC111690391 gene encoding uncharacterized protein LOC111690391 — protein: MFKLGIFLLPVLLIVVCLLRLANATVQPRAPNFQYFERPKYRYPYYDSNGRGKLLYGYGGPDLYQYKTYTPLEGIH